One window of the Triticum dicoccoides isolate Atlit2015 ecotype Zavitan chromosome 3B, WEW_v2.0, whole genome shotgun sequence genome contains the following:
- the LOC119278745 gene encoding protein DETOXIFICATION 40-like isoform X2 gives MAEGDASGRLESILTDSSVPLARRSWAVATVELGMLARLAAPAVVVYMINYLMSMSTQVLCGRLGTLEFAGASLGNTGIQSFAYGLMLGMGSAVETLCGQAYGAHKYDMLGIYLQRSVILLGLTGIPLAVMYAFSEPLLLLMGQSPEIARAASIFVYGLIPQIFAYAINFPIQKFLQAQSIVLPSAYISTATLILHVMLSWVLMYKVGLGLLGASLVLSVSWWIIVGAQFVYIVVSPTCRHTWTGFSWQVFSGLPSFFKLSAASAVMLCLETWYFQVLVIIAGLLPNPEIALDSLSVCMTIYGWVFMISVGFNAAASVRVSNELGAGNPKSAFFSVWVVTGLSATISTILAVVILCLRNHISYLFTDGEAVSDAVADLCPLLAITLVLGGIQPVLTGVAVGCGWQQFVAYVNVGSYYIVGVPLGVVLGFFFNLGAKGIWGGLIGGTALQTAILLWVTIKTDWTKEVEEAQKRLNKWDEKKQPLLAGFNDNDK, from the exons ATGGCTGAAGGGGACGCGTCGGGCAGGCTGGAGAGCATCCTGACGGACTCGTCGGTGCCGCTGGCGAGGCGCTCGTGGGCGGTGGCGACGGTCGAGCTCGGGATGCTGGCGCGTCTGGCGGCGCCGGCGGTGGTCGTGTACATGATCAACTACCTCATGTCCATGTCCACGCAGGTCCTCTGCGGCCGCCTCGGGACCCTGGAGTTCGCCGGTGCCTCCCTCGGCAACACGGGCATCCAGAGCTTCGCTTATGGCCTCATG CTGGGCATGGGAAGTGCAGTGGAGACCCTCTGCGGGCAGGCCTACGGTGCCCACAAGTACGACATGCTCGGAATCTACTTACAGCGCTCCGTCATTCTGTTGGGCTTAACTGGCATACCACTTGCTGTGATGTACGCTTTCTCGGAGCCACTCCTCTTGTTGATGGGACAATCACCCGAGATAGCCCGTGCCGCATCGATCTTCGTGTACGGCCTGATTCCTCAGATCTTCGCGTACGCCATCAACTTCCCCATTCAGAAGTTTCTGCAAGCCCAGAGCATCGTCCTGCCGAGTGCTTACATCTCGACGGCAACACTCATTCTACATGTGATGCTGAGCTGGGTGCTAATGTACAAGGTCGGCCTTGGGCTGCTCGGTGCCTCGCTGGTGCTGAGTGTGAGCTGGTGGATTATCGTCGGAGCGCAATTTGTGTACATTGTCGTGAGCCCGACGTGCCGACACACATGGACGGGATTCAGTTGGCAGGTCTTCTCTGGTTTGCCGAGCTTCTTCAAACTCTCCGCCGCATCTGCTGTGATGCTGTGCCTTGAAACATGGTACTTTCAGGTGCTTGTGATCATTGCTGGATTGCTCCCCAACCCTGAGATTGCCTTGGATTCCCTCTCTGTATG TATGACGATTTATGGTTGGGTGTTCATGATCTCCGTTGGGTTCAATGCTGCTGCAAG TGTAAGAGTGAGCAATGAGCTTGGCGCCGGCAACCCCAAGTCTGCATTTTTCTCTGTGTGGGTCGTGACCGGGCTCTCTGCAACAATCTCAACCATCCTTGCTGTTGTGATCCTCTGCCTCCGCAACCACATTAGCTACTTATTCACAGATGGTGAAGCAGTTTCGGACGCGGTAGCAGATCTCTGCCCATTGCTCGCCATCACGCTCGTTCTCGGTGGCATCCAACCTGTACTGACAG GTGTTGCTGTTGGATGTGGATGGCAACAATTTGTTGCTTACGTGAACGTCGGCTCTTACTACATTGTAGGTGTTCCACTTGGTGTTGTTCTTGGTTTTTTCTTCAATCTTGGCGCAAAG GGTATTTGGGGTGGCTTGATTGGGGGAACGGCCTTGCAGACGGCCATTCTGCTGTGGGTCACCATCAAAACTGACTGGACCAAAGAG GTAGAGGAGGCACAGAAAAGGTTGAACAAGTGGGACGAGAAGAAACAGCCTCTCCTTGCAgggttcaatgataatgacaaataA
- the LOC119278745 gene encoding protein DETOXIFICATION 40-like isoform X3 has translation MGGEDAPGRLESILTDTSAPLAERAWAAGAVELRMLARLAAPAVVVYMINYVMSMSTQIFSGHLGNLELAAASLGNTGVQTFAYGLMLGMGSAVETLCGQAYGAHKYDMLGIYLQRSVILLGLTGIPLAVMYAFSEPLLLLMGQSPEIARAASIFVYGLIPQIFAYAINFPIQKFLQAQSIVLPSAYISTATLILHVMLSWVLMYKVGLGLLGASLVLSVSWWIIVGAQFVYIVVSPTCRHTWTGFSWQVFSGLPSFFKLSAASAVMLCLETWYFQVLVIIAGLLPNPEIALDSLSVCMTIYGWVFMISVGFNAAASVRVSNELGAGNPKSAFFSVWVVTGLSATISTILAVVILCLRNHISYLFTDGEAVSDAVADLCPLLAITLVLGGIQPVLTGVAVGCGWQQFVAYVNVGSYYIVGVPLGVVLGFFFNLGAKGIWGGLIGGTALQTAILLWVTIKTDWTKEVEEAQKRLNKWDEKKQPLLAGFNDNDK, from the exons ATGGGTGGCGAGGACGCGCCGGGTCGGCTGGAGAGCATCCTGACGGACACGTCGGCGCCGCTGGCAGAGCGCGCGTGGGCGGCGGGGGCCGTCGAGCTCCGGATGCTGGCGCGCCTGGCGGCACCGGCGGTGGTGGTGTACATGATCAACTATGTCATGTCCATGTCCACGCAGATCTTCTCCGGCCACCTGGGCAACCTGGAGCTCGCCGCGGCCTCGCTCGGCAACACCGGCGTCCAGACCTTCGCCTACGGCCTCATG CTGGGCATGGGAAGTGCAGTGGAGACCCTCTGCGGGCAGGCCTACGGTGCCCACAAGTACGACATGCTCGGAATCTACTTACAGCGCTCCGTCATTCTGTTGGGCTTAACTGGCATACCACTTGCTGTGATGTACGCTTTCTCGGAGCCACTCCTCTTGTTGATGGGACAATCACCCGAGATAGCCCGTGCCGCATCGATCTTCGTGTACGGCCTGATTCCTCAGATCTTCGCGTACGCCATCAACTTCCCCATTCAGAAGTTTCTGCAAGCCCAGAGCATCGTCCTGCCGAGTGCTTACATCTCGACGGCAACACTCATTCTACATGTGATGCTGAGCTGGGTGCTAATGTACAAGGTCGGCCTTGGGCTGCTCGGTGCCTCGCTGGTGCTGAGTGTGAGCTGGTGGATTATCGTCGGAGCGCAATTTGTGTACATTGTCGTGAGCCCGACGTGCCGACACACATGGACGGGATTCAGTTGGCAGGTCTTCTCTGGTTTGCCGAGCTTCTTCAAACTCTCCGCCGCATCTGCTGTGATGCTGTGCCTTGAAACATGGTACTTTCAGGTGCTTGTGATCATTGCTGGATTGCTCCCCAACCCTGAGATTGCCTTGGATTCCCTCTCTGTATG TATGACGATTTATGGTTGGGTGTTCATGATCTCCGTTGGGTTCAATGCTGCTGCAAG TGTAAGAGTGAGCAATGAGCTTGGCGCCGGCAACCCCAAGTCTGCATTTTTCTCTGTGTGGGTCGTGACCGGGCTCTCTGCAACAATCTCAACCATCCTTGCTGTTGTGATCCTCTGCCTCCGCAACCACATTAGCTACTTATTCACAGATGGTGAAGCAGTTTCGGACGCGGTAGCAGATCTCTGCCCATTGCTCGCCATCACGCTCGTTCTCGGTGGCATCCAACCTGTACTGACAG GTGTTGCTGTTGGATGTGGATGGCAACAATTTGTTGCTTACGTGAACGTCGGCTCTTACTACATTGTAGGTGTTCCACTTGGTGTTGTTCTTGGTTTTTTCTTCAATCTTGGCGCAAAG GGTATTTGGGGTGGCTTGATTGGGGGAACGGCCTTGCAGACGGCCATTCTGCTGTGGGTCACCATCAAAACTGACTGGACCAAAGAG GTAGAGGAGGCACAGAAAAGGTTGAACAAGTGGGACGAGAAGAAACAGCCTCTCCTTGCAgggttcaatgataatgacaaataA
- the LOC119278745 gene encoding protein DETOXIFICATION 40-like isoform X1: MARGDEHEHEHEHGASCLLESILTDTSAPLARRAWLAGAVELRLLARLAAPAVVVYMINFVMSMSTQILCGHLGTLELAAASLGNTGVQTFAYGLMLGMGSAVETLCGQAYGAHKYDMLGIYLQRSVILLGLTGIPLAVMYAFSEPLLLLMGQSPEIARAASIFVYGLIPQIFAYAINFPIQKFLQAQSIVLPSAYISTATLILHVMLSWVLMYKVGLGLLGASLVLSVSWWIIVGAQFVYIVVSPTCRHTWTGFSWQVFSGLPSFFKLSAASAVMLCLETWYFQVLVIIAGLLPNPEIALDSLSVCMTIYGWVFMISVGFNAAASVRVSNELGAGNPKSAFFSVWVVTGLSATISTILAVVILCLRNHISYLFTDGEAVSDAVADLCPLLAITLVLGGIQPVLTGVAVGCGWQQFVAYVNVGSYYIVGVPLGVVLGFFFNLGAKGIWGGLIGGTALQTAILLWVTIKTDWTKEVEEAQKRLNKWDEKKQPLLAGFNDNDK; encoded by the exons ATGGCTCGCGGGGACGAGCATGAGCATGAGCATGAGCATGGCGCGTCGTGTCTGCTGGAGAGCATCCTGACGGACACGTCGGCGCCGCTGGCGAGGCGCGCGTGGTTGGCGGGGGCGGTCGAGCTCCGGCTGCTGGCGCGGCTGGCGGCGCCGGCGGTGGTGGTGTACATGATCAACTTCGTCATGTCCATGTCGACGCAGATCCTGTGTGGCCACTTGGGGACCCTggagctcgccgccgcctcgctcggcAACACCGGCGTCCAGACCTTCGCCTACGGCCTCATG CTGGGCATGGGAAGTGCAGTGGAGACCCTCTGCGGGCAGGCCTACGGTGCCCACAAGTACGACATGCTCGGAATCTACTTACAGCGCTCCGTCATTCTGTTGGGCTTAACTGGCATACCACTTGCTGTGATGTACGCTTTCTCGGAGCCACTCCTCTTGTTGATGGGACAATCACCCGAGATAGCCCGTGCCGCATCGATCTTCGTGTACGGCCTGATTCCTCAGATCTTCGCGTACGCCATCAACTTCCCCATTCAGAAGTTTCTGCAAGCCCAGAGCATCGTCCTGCCGAGTGCTTACATCTCGACGGCAACACTCATTCTACATGTGATGCTGAGCTGGGTGCTAATGTACAAGGTCGGCCTTGGGCTGCTCGGTGCCTCGCTGGTGCTGAGTGTGAGCTGGTGGATTATCGTCGGAGCGCAATTTGTGTACATTGTCGTGAGCCCGACGTGCCGACACACATGGACGGGATTCAGTTGGCAGGTCTTCTCTGGTTTGCCGAGCTTCTTCAAACTCTCCGCCGCATCTGCTGTGATGCTGTGCCTTGAAACATGGTACTTTCAGGTGCTTGTGATCATTGCTGGATTGCTCCCCAACCCTGAGATTGCCTTGGATTCCCTCTCTGTATG TATGACGATTTATGGTTGGGTGTTCATGATCTCCGTTGGGTTCAATGCTGCTGCAAG TGTAAGAGTGAGCAATGAGCTTGGCGCCGGCAACCCCAAGTCTGCATTTTTCTCTGTGTGGGTCGTGACCGGGCTCTCTGCAACAATCTCAACCATCCTTGCTGTTGTGATCCTCTGCCTCCGCAACCACATTAGCTACTTATTCACAGATGGTGAAGCAGTTTCGGACGCGGTAGCAGATCTCTGCCCATTGCTCGCCATCACGCTCGTTCTCGGTGGCATCCAACCTGTACTGACAG GTGTTGCTGTTGGATGTGGATGGCAACAATTTGTTGCTTACGTGAACGTCGGCTCTTACTACATTGTAGGTGTTCCACTTGGTGTTGTTCTTGGTTTTTTCTTCAATCTTGGCGCAAAG GGTATTTGGGGTGGCTTGATTGGGGGAACGGCCTTGCAGACGGCCATTCTGCTGTGGGTCACCATCAAAACTGACTGGACCAAAGAG GTAGAGGAGGCACAGAAAAGGTTGAACAAGTGGGACGAGAAGAAACAGCCTCTCCTTGCAgggttcaatgataatgacaaataA